One part of the Bradyrhizobium sp. CB1650 genome encodes these proteins:
- the thiL gene encoding thiamine-phosphate kinase, producing the protein MTNAQDTSGEDALIARYFKPLATDPGAFGLVDDAAILRSSGEDIVITTDAVVEGVHYLAGDPPGTIARKALRVNLSDLAGKGAVPAGFVLTLALRNKEDAWLTQFADALGEDARAFACPLLGGDTVATPGPQMISITAFGRVPQGRMVGRTGARAGDRILVTGTIGDAALGLDILKGGPVAQALTSDPHAREMLVSRYRVPQPRNLLAEAVRDHATAAMDVSDGLAGDLTKLCAASGVSAIIEVATVPLSAAAASLVASNAIGIDMPLAGGDDYEVLCTVPAAQSDELIAVGRAMGIPVAAIGTIVEGSERPRFLDGRGKELVLQRLSYSHF; encoded by the coding sequence ATGACAAACGCACAAGACACCTCCGGCGAAGACGCCCTCATCGCGCGCTATTTCAAGCCACTGGCGACCGATCCCGGCGCGTTCGGCCTGGTCGATGATGCCGCCATCCTGAGATCATCCGGCGAGGACATCGTCATCACCACCGACGCCGTGGTCGAGGGCGTGCACTATCTTGCCGGCGATCCGCCCGGCACCATCGCGCGCAAGGCGCTACGGGTGAACCTGTCCGATCTCGCCGGCAAGGGCGCGGTGCCGGCCGGCTTCGTGCTGACGCTGGCGCTGCGCAACAAGGAGGATGCCTGGCTCACTCAGTTCGCGGATGCGCTCGGCGAGGATGCCAGGGCCTTCGCATGTCCGCTGCTCGGCGGCGACACGGTAGCGACGCCGGGGCCGCAGATGATCTCGATCACCGCCTTTGGCCGGGTGCCGCAGGGAAGGATGGTCGGCCGCACCGGTGCAAGGGCCGGCGACCGCATCCTGGTGACGGGGACGATCGGCGATGCCGCGCTTGGCCTCGACATTCTCAAGGGCGGGCCGGTGGCCCAGGCGCTGACCTCCGATCCGCATGCGCGGGAGATGCTGGTGTCGCGCTATCGCGTGCCGCAGCCGCGCAACCTGCTGGCAGAGGCGGTGCGGGACCATGCGACCGCAGCGATGGATGTCTCGGACGGGCTGGCCGGCGATCTGACGAAGCTCTGTGCAGCATCGGGCGTCTCTGCGATCATCGAGGTCGCGACCGTGCCGCTGTCCGCTGCAGCAGCCAGCTTGGTTGCGAGCAACGCCATCGGCATCGACATGCCGCTTGCCGGGGGCGACGACTACGAGGTCTTGTGCACTGTCCCGGCCGCGCAAAGCGATGAGCTGATTGCCGTGGGACGGGCGATGGGCATCCCTGTGGCGGCCATCGGCACGATCGTCGAAGGCTCCGAGCGGCCGCGTTTCCTGGACGGCCGGGGCAAGGAACTGGTGCTGCAGCGGCTGTCCTACAGCCACTTCTAG
- a CDS encoding MerR family transcriptional regulator: protein MDKAPDAFRTISEVAQELDIPQHVLRFWETRFSQIKPMKRSGGRRYYRPDDVDLLKGIRRLLYGEGYTIRGVQRILKEHGVKSVQGLADSSAAVSFGAIEDAIGQSLMEPDDEAPIRGVADSDDDDYQGEEEEGIDFRFAEIDDEEILTTFRKGGTERAGTNAADRERLERVLTDLVACRELLDQAMKDG from the coding sequence TTGGACAAGGCGCCGGATGCGTTCCGCACCATTAGCGAAGTAGCTCAGGAACTCGACATTCCGCAGCACGTGCTGCGCTTCTGGGAGACGCGCTTCTCGCAGATCAAGCCGATGAAGCGCAGCGGCGGCCGCCGCTACTACCGCCCCGACGACGTCGACCTGCTCAAGGGCATCCGCCGCCTCCTCTACGGGGAGGGCTACACGATCCGCGGGGTGCAGCGGATCCTGAAAGAACATGGCGTCAAATCGGTGCAGGGCCTCGCCGACAGCTCGGCCGCGGTCTCGTTCGGGGCGATCGAGGACGCCATCGGCCAGAGCCTGATGGAGCCGGATGACGAGGCGCCGATCCGCGGCGTCGCCGATTCCGACGATGACGACTATCAGGGCGAGGAGGAGGAAGGCATCGATTTCCGATTCGCGGAGATCGACGACGAGGAAATCCTCACCACCTTCCGCAAGGGCGGCACCGAGCGCGCCGGCACCAACGCCGCCGACCGGGAACGGCTGGAACGGGTGCTCACCGATCTCGTTGCCTGCCGGGAATTGCTCGACCAGGCGATGAAGGACGGCTGA
- a CDS encoding tripartite tricarboxylate transporter substrate binding protein, producing MPKKLLSRRRVLAGAAGMSAAAILPRSSLADWKPTENVRLIVPAAAGGSTDVMGRLLAAHLQTAWGQSAFVENRSGGGGTIGTAEVVRARPDGHTILIGNPGPNAIAYSIFKNLSYKPDQLQPVSNMIRIPNIVSAHPKTGIKSVAELIAYLKANPDKLSYASSGVGQSPHLTGAWFLQLTGLKMTHIPFRGAGPALQAALAGDIQILFDNLYPSLPQVQNGTLNGLCVTTTDRSDLAPNLPTMRESAPELSNFDVSSWFAVFLPKGAPAPVLDALSLQVKAMLERDEIKKQIAAMGARADYGTPQQFSDFVDAETKKFAGIIQKEGLQMDVQ from the coding sequence GTGCCCAAAAAGTTGTTGTCCCGCCGACGCGTGCTCGCCGGTGCTGCCGGTATGTCGGCCGCAGCCATCCTGCCACGATCGAGCCTTGCGGACTGGAAGCCGACCGAGAACGTCCGCCTCATCGTGCCGGCCGCGGCCGGCGGCTCCACCGACGTCATGGGCCGGCTGCTCGCCGCTCATTTGCAAACCGCCTGGGGGCAGTCGGCCTTCGTGGAAAATCGCTCGGGTGGCGGCGGCACGATCGGCACGGCCGAGGTGGTCCGCGCCAGGCCGGACGGCCACACCATCCTGATCGGCAATCCAGGGCCGAACGCGATCGCCTACAGCATCTTCAAGAATCTCTCGTACAAGCCGGACCAGCTCCAGCCGGTCTCCAACATGATCCGGATCCCAAACATCGTGTCGGCACATCCGAAGACTGGCATCAAGTCGGTCGCCGAGCTGATCGCCTACCTCAAGGCGAATCCGGACAAGCTCAGCTACGCCTCCTCCGGCGTCGGCCAGAGCCCGCATCTTACCGGCGCCTGGTTCCTGCAGCTCACGGGACTGAAGATGACGCACATCCCGTTCCGCGGCGCCGGCCCCGCGCTCCAGGCCGCCCTTGCCGGCGACATCCAGATCCTGTTCGACAACCTCTATCCGAGCCTGCCCCAGGTGCAGAACGGCACGCTCAATGGGCTCTGCGTCACTACGACCGACCGCAGCGACCTTGCGCCGAACCTGCCGACCATGCGCGAGAGCGCGCCGGAGCTCTCGAATTTCGACGTGTCGTCCTGGTTCGCGGTGTTCCTGCCGAAGGGCGCCCCTGCCCCCGTGCTCGACGCGCTGAGCCTCCAGGTCAAGGCGATGCTCGAGCGCGACGAGATCAAGAAGCAGATCGCCGCCATGGGCGCCCGCGCCGACTACGGCACCCCGCAGCAGTTCTCCGATTTCGTTGATGCAGAGACGAAGAAATTCGCCGGCATCATCCAGAAGGAAGGCCTGCAGATGGATGTGCAGTAG
- the plsX gene encoding phosphate acyltransferase PlsX, whose amino-acid sequence MPSKVRIALDAMGGDVGAPVVIPGAAISLGRHRNIEFLLVGDRAKIEPELEKYPALKAASKIVHTDVAISMEDKPSQALRRGRKTSSMALAIDAVKRGEADVVVSAGNTGALMAMSRFNLRTLPGIDRPAIAAVWPTMRGDSVVLDLGATIGGDAHHLVGLSVMGAAMASVLFNKKRPTVGLLNIGTEEIKGHEEIREAGERLRALNLPQLDYIGFVEGDGIGKGLADVIVTEGFSGNIALKAAEGTARQMAELLRNEMRRTWMSKLGYLFARGAFRTLRDKMDPNKSNGGMLLGLNGVVVKSHGGINAEGFAYAIDVGYEMVQYDLLNKINQMLNRDGGALSSVPTAQEAVS is encoded by the coding sequence ATGCCAAGCAAGGTTCGTATTGCGCTTGACGCCATGGGGGGCGATGTCGGCGCCCCCGTGGTCATTCCCGGTGCCGCCATCTCCCTCGGCCGGCATCGCAACATCGAATTCCTCCTGGTCGGGGATCGCGCCAAGATCGAGCCCGAGCTCGAGAAGTATCCGGCGCTGAAGGCCGCCTCGAAGATTGTCCACACCGACGTCGCCATCAGTATGGAGGACAAGCCGAGTCAGGCGCTGCGGCGCGGGCGCAAGACCTCATCGATGGCGCTCGCCATCGACGCCGTGAAGAGGGGCGAGGCGGATGTCGTGGTCTCCGCCGGCAATACCGGCGCGCTGATGGCGATGTCGCGCTTCAACCTGCGCACGCTTCCGGGCATCGACCGCCCGGCAATCGCGGCTGTGTGGCCGACCATGCGGGGCGATTCCGTCGTGCTCGACCTCGGTGCCACCATCGGCGGCGACGCGCACCATCTCGTCGGGCTCTCGGTGATGGGCGCGGCCATGGCGAGCGTGCTGTTCAACAAGAAGCGCCCGACGGTCGGCCTGCTCAACATCGGGACGGAGGAGATCAAGGGCCACGAGGAGATCCGCGAGGCCGGGGAACGGCTGCGCGCGTTGAACCTGCCCCAGCTCGATTATATCGGTTTCGTCGAGGGCGATGGCATCGGCAAGGGGCTCGCCGATGTGATCGTGACCGAAGGCTTCAGCGGCAACATCGCGCTCAAGGCCGCCGAGGGAACCGCACGGCAGATGGCGGAATTACTCCGCAACGAGATGCGGCGGACCTGGATGTCCAAACTCGGCTATCTCTTCGCGCGCGGTGCCTTCCGGACACTGCGCGACAAGATGGATCCGAACAAGTCCAATGGCGGCATGCTTCTCGGGTTGAACGGCGTCGTGGTCAAGAGCCATGGTGGAATCAACGCCGAAGGCTTTGCCTATGCGATCGATGTTGGCTATGAGATGGTCCAATACGATCTCCTGAACAAGATCAATCAGATGCTCAACCGCGACGGGGGTGCGCTCAGTTCCGTGCCGACCGCGCAGGAGGCTGTTTCGTGA
- a CDS encoding integration host factor subunit alpha, whose translation MTETNKTVTRVDLCEAVYQKVGLSRTESSAFVELVLKEITDCLERGETVKLSSFGSFMVRKKGQRIGRNPKTGTEVPISPRRVMVFKPSAILKQRINAQHRGNGDATKAQPEA comes from the coding sequence ATGACCGAGACTAATAAAACCGTAACGCGTGTTGATCTCTGCGAGGCCGTCTACCAGAAGGTTGGCCTGTCGCGCACCGAGTCCTCTGCGTTCGTGGAACTCGTGCTGAAGGAGATCACCGACTGCCTGGAACGGGGCGAGACGGTGAAACTGTCTTCGTTCGGCTCGTTCATGGTGCGCAAGAAGGGCCAGCGTATCGGCCGTAATCCGAAGACCGGCACCGAGGTGCCGATTTCGCCGCGCCGGGTGATGGTGTTCAAGCCGTCTGCGATCCTCAAGCAGCGGATCAACGCCCAGCACCGCGGCAACGGCGATGCCACTAAGGCTCAACCGGAGGCGTAA
- a CDS encoding TetR/AcrR family transcriptional regulator: MARKPLTKPRKNASQNRSRATVDALIEATARILVREGFEKASTNRIAELAGVSVGSLYQYFPSKEALVAAVIDRHNQEIMLVVRAALAEASALPIEKAVRKLVTVAIEAHQIDPKLHRVLAEQIPRTGQLKDVEAFNREILVLVGAYLESRRSELRKIDPGLAAFVCVSAIEAVAHNAVLNQADTLSDKMVRTLVDETTRMVVGYLR; this comes from the coding sequence ATGGCGCGCAAGCCGCTCACAAAACCCCGGAAAAATGCCTCGCAAAACCGGTCGCGCGCGACCGTCGACGCGCTCATCGAAGCAACCGCTCGCATTCTGGTCCGCGAAGGATTTGAGAAGGCCAGCACCAACCGGATCGCCGAGCTGGCGGGTGTGAGCGTCGGCTCGCTCTACCAGTATTTTCCGAGCAAGGAGGCCCTCGTTGCCGCCGTGATCGATCGCCACAATCAGGAGATCATGCTGGTCGTCCGCGCCGCGCTCGCGGAAGCGAGCGCACTGCCGATTGAGAAGGCCGTGCGCAAGCTCGTCACGGTGGCGATCGAGGCGCATCAGATCGACCCAAAGCTGCATCGCGTGCTCGCCGAGCAGATCCCACGTACGGGTCAGCTCAAGGACGTCGAGGCCTTCAACCGCGAGATCCTCGTCCTCGTCGGCGCCTATCTCGAGAGCCGCCGAAGCGAGCTGCGCAAGATCGATCCGGGGTTAGCTGCCTTCGTCTGCGTCAGCGCGATCGAGGCGGTGGCGCACAACGCGGTCCTGAACCAGGCCGACACGCTGTCGGACAAGATGGTCAGGACGCTGGTTGATGAGACCACTCGGATGGTGGTGGGGTATTTGCGATAG
- the nusB gene encoding transcription antitermination factor NusB yields MADPNKKQAGGLEKKANRRGAARLAAVQALYQMDIAGAGINDIFAEFESHWLGNEVEGDKYLPAEAAFFRDVVSGVVRDQKKLDPLIDEALSKGWPLKRIEAILRAVLRAGAYELQHRKDVPGRVVVSEYVDVANAFVDREETGMVNAVLDQIGRQFRGDEFGRG; encoded by the coding sequence ATGGCTGACCCCAACAAGAAGCAGGCCGGCGGTCTGGAGAAGAAAGCGAACCGGCGCGGTGCGGCGCGGCTCGCCGCGGTCCAGGCGCTGTACCAGATGGACATCGCGGGCGCCGGCATCAACGACATCTTCGCCGAGTTCGAGAGCCATTGGCTCGGCAACGAGGTCGAGGGCGACAAGTACCTGCCGGCGGAAGCGGCGTTCTTCCGCGACGTCGTCTCGGGCGTGGTACGCGACCAGAAGAAGCTCGATCCCCTGATCGACGAGGCGCTCTCAAAGGGCTGGCCGCTCAAGCGCATCGAGGCGATCCTTCGTGCCGTGCTGCGGGCCGGGGCGTATGAGCTTCAGCACCGCAAGGACGTTCCGGGTCGCGTCGTCGTCTCCGAATATGTCGACGTCGCCAATGCCTTCGTCGATCGCGAGGAGACCGGCATGGTCAACGCGGTGCTCGACCAGATCGGCCGCCAGTTTCGCGGTGACGAGTTCGGGCGGGGATAG
- a CDS encoding ubiquinol-cytochrome C chaperone family protein: MVWPFNHFRKPRLAPRGTIEAIYGMIVTQAREPIFYRELGVPDTVNGRFDLLLLHLCLLLRRLRAARDGAALSQVLFDRFCEDMDDNLREMGVGDQTVPKRMRAFGEAFYGRAQAYDRAMDEGGEALASAISKNILNGTGMEQARQLAAYAQATEVDLGETDESALLLASFTFPPPLREGATP, translated from the coding sequence ATGGTTTGGCCGTTCAATCACTTCAGGAAACCCCGGCTTGCCCCGCGCGGCACCATTGAAGCCATCTATGGCATGATCGTGACGCAGGCGCGAGAACCCATATTTTACCGGGAGTTGGGCGTCCCGGATACGGTTAACGGCCGATTCGACCTGTTGCTGCTGCATTTGTGCCTGTTGCTGCGGCGCCTGCGGGCCGCTAGGGACGGCGCGGCGCTGTCTCAGGTGCTGTTCGACCGCTTCTGCGAGGATATGGACGATAATTTGCGCGAGATGGGCGTCGGCGACCAGACCGTCCCGAAGCGGATGCGCGCCTTCGGCGAGGCCTTTTATGGCCGCGCACAGGCCTATGACCGGGCGATGGATGAGGGCGGCGAAGCGCTGGCATCGGCGATTTCGAAGAATATCTTGAATGGCACCGGGATGGAGCAGGCGCGCCAGCTTGCGGCCTATGCCCAGGCGACCGAGGTTGATCTCGGCGAGACCGACGAATCGGCGCTGCTGCTCGCGTCATTCACATTTCCACCACCGCTTCGGGAGGGTGCGACGCCATGA
- a CDS encoding DUF177 domain-containing protein has protein sequence MSRPNAGSETDPWRAPVIVAQIPDAGLHRELEASVAQRQALADIAGLRDILSARAAFDLTPKSGGRVHVTGQVRARIGQTCVVTLDPIENDIDEEIDLMFAPEAEARRLADLIEEGQDSEEPPEVADPPEAIMGGIIDLGRLATDALFLAIDPYPRKQGAVFEADVITPDPEDHPFAALKALQDGKKGQ, from the coding sequence ATGAGTCGACCGAATGCCGGATCCGAGACCGATCCCTGGCGCGCGCCCGTCATCGTCGCGCAGATCCCCGATGCGGGCCTGCACCGCGAACTGGAGGCATCAGTCGCGCAGCGGCAGGCCTTGGCCGATATTGCCGGCCTGCGCGATATCCTGTCCGCCCGCGCCGCCTTCGACCTGACGCCGAAGAGCGGCGGCCGGGTCCACGTCACGGGCCAAGTCAGAGCTCGGATCGGCCAGACCTGCGTGGTGACGCTCGACCCGATCGAGAACGATATCGACGAGGAGATCGACCTGATGTTTGCGCCCGAGGCCGAGGCGCGGCGGCTGGCCGATCTGATCGAGGAGGGGCAGGACAGCGAGGAGCCACCGGAGGTCGCCGACCCGCCGGAGGCGATTATGGGCGGGATCATCGATCTCGGCCGGCTTGCCACCGACGCACTGTTCCTCGCGATCGATCCCTATCCCCGCAAGCAGGGCGCCGTGTTCGAGGCCGACGTCATCACGCCCGATCCGGAGGACCATCCGTTCGCCGCGCTGAAGGCGCTTCAGGACGGAAAAAAAGGCCAATAG
- the bamE gene encoding outer membrane protein assembly factor BamE yields MTTLNQTRLRASNPRGLHARWRALRLVAAAALVGATLAGCTGEQFQKGYILPPGALEQIPIGASQDQVLIVMGTPSTVATLDGEVFYYISQRSERPVAFMNQKVVDQRVIAIYFDKSRRVRRLANYGLQDGKIFDFISRTTPTSGQEMSYLTPLFKLLSFN; encoded by the coding sequence ATGACGACATTGAACCAGACCCGCCTGCGCGCGAGTAATCCGCGCGGCCTCCATGCGCGCTGGCGCGCGTTGCGCCTGGTCGCGGCCGCGGCGCTTGTCGGCGCTACGCTCGCGGGCTGCACCGGCGAGCAATTCCAGAAGGGCTACATCCTGCCGCCCGGCGCGCTCGAGCAGATTCCGATCGGCGCGAGCCAGGACCAGGTGCTGATCGTGATGGGCACGCCCTCGACGGTCGCGACCCTGGACGGCGAGGTCTTCTACTACATTTCCCAGCGCTCCGAGCGCCCGGTCGCCTTCATGAACCAGAAGGTCGTCGACCAGCGCGTGATCGCGATCTATTTCGACAAGAGCCGGCGCGTGCGCCGCCTTGCGAACTATGGCCTGCAGGATGGCAAGATCTTCGACTTCATCAGCCGCACCACGCCGACGTCGGGCCAGGAGATGAGCTACCTCACGCCGCTGTTCAAGCTGCTCAGCTTCAACTGA
- a CDS encoding ketoacyl-ACP synthase III translates to MTQIRSVVLGCGAYLPEQVVTNAQLAERIDTSDEWIVQRTGIRERHIAADGEFTSHLAIKAAQAALTDAGIDAQSIELIVLATSTPDNTFPATAVAVQHGLGINHGAAFDLQAVCSGFVFALATADNFLRTGAYKRALVIGAETFSRILDWNDRGTCVLFGDGAGAVVLEAQQQPGKAATDRGVLTTHLRSDGRHKAKLFVDGGPSSTQTVGHLRMEGREVFKHAVGMITDVIVDAFEATGLTAGDINWFVPHQANKRIIDASAHKLHIAPQKVVLTVDRHGNTSAASIPLALSVARKDGRIKRGDLVLLEAMGGGFTWGSALVRW, encoded by the coding sequence GTGACTCAAATTCGTTCGGTCGTGCTGGGCTGCGGCGCCTATCTGCCGGAGCAGGTCGTGACCAATGCGCAGCTTGCCGAGCGCATCGACACGTCCGACGAGTGGATCGTGCAGCGCACCGGCATTCGCGAGCGGCATATCGCCGCTGACGGCGAGTTCACGTCGCATCTCGCGATCAAGGCGGCGCAGGCTGCGCTCACCGACGCCGGCATCGATGCGCAGTCGATCGAGCTGATCGTGCTGGCGACCTCGACGCCGGACAACACGTTCCCGGCGACTGCGGTCGCCGTGCAGCACGGGCTCGGCATCAACCATGGCGCGGCCTTCGACCTCCAGGCGGTCTGCTCCGGCTTCGTGTTCGCGCTCGCCACCGCCGACAACTTCCTGCGCACCGGCGCCTACAAGCGCGCGCTGGTCATCGGCGCGGAGACCTTCTCCCGCATCCTCGACTGGAACGACCGCGGCACCTGCGTGCTGTTCGGCGACGGCGCCGGCGCGGTCGTTCTGGAGGCGCAGCAGCAGCCAGGCAAGGCCGCGACCGACCGCGGCGTCCTCACCACGCATCTGCGCTCCGACGGCCGGCACAAGGCCAAGCTTTTCGTCGATGGCGGACCGTCCTCGACCCAGACCGTCGGTCATCTGCGCATGGAGGGCCGCGAGGTCTTCAAGCATGCGGTCGGCATGATCACCGACGTGATCGTCGATGCGTTCGAGGCCACCGGCCTCACTGCCGGTGACATCAACTGGTTCGTGCCGCACCAGGCCAACAAGCGCATCATCGACGCCTCCGCGCACAAGCTTCATATCGCCCCGCAGAAGGTGGTGCTGACGGTGGACCGCCACGGCAATACGTCGGCGGCCTCCATACCGCTGGCGCTGTCGGTCGCGCGCAAGGACGGGCGCATCAAGCGCGGCGATCTGGTTCTCCTGGAAGCGATGGGCGGCGGCTTCACCTGGGGCTCTGCGCTGGTGCGCTGGTAG
- the ribH gene encoding 6,7-dimethyl-8-ribityllumazine synthase encodes MADARRAPLKDQTDISGARALIVEARFYDDLQDALLEGAVAELKSAGVTHDVITVPGALEIPAAVAIAVDAAAANGKPYDAAIALGCVIRGDTIHFEIVSQESSRALMDLAVSRKLPLGNGILTVNTEAQAWARARASELNKGGDAARAALAMLRIKRRLARA; translated from the coding sequence ATGGCAGACGCGCGGCGCGCACCCCTGAAGGACCAGACCGACATCTCGGGCGCACGCGCGCTGATCGTCGAGGCGCGGTTCTATGACGATCTCCAGGATGCGCTGCTGGAAGGCGCGGTGGCCGAGCTGAAGTCGGCGGGCGTGACCCATGACGTGATCACGGTTCCCGGCGCACTGGAAATACCAGCGGCGGTCGCCATCGCAGTCGACGCGGCTGCGGCGAACGGCAAGCCCTATGACGCAGCGATCGCGCTCGGCTGCGTGATCCGCGGCGACACCATCCATTTCGAGATCGTCTCGCAGGAATCCTCGCGCGCGCTGATGGATCTTGCGGTTTCGCGGAAACTGCCGCTCGGCAACGGCATTCTCACCGTCAACACCGAAGCGCAGGCCTGGGCGCGGGCGCGGGCAAGCGAACTCAACAAGGGCGGCGATGCCGCGCGGGCTGCACTGGCCATGCTGCGCATCAAACGTCGCCTGGCGCGGGCCTGA
- a CDS encoding sodium-translocating pyrophosphatase, protein MTALWLIVLCGVLSVVYAIWATSSVLSADAGSPRMQEIAGAVREGAQAYLRRQYTTIGLVGIVIFVLLAYFLGIYVAIGFAIGAVLSGAAGFIGMNVSVRANVRTAQAATTSLAGGLELAFKAGAITGLLVAGLALLGVTLYFGFLVYSLKLAPDSRTVVDAMVALGFGASLISIFARLGGGIFTKGADVGGDLVGKVEAGIPEDDPRNPATIADNVGDNVGDCAGMAADLFETYAVTAVATMVLAAIFFAKTPILANMMTLPLAIGGICIITSIIGTFFVKLGPSQSIMGALYKGLIATGILSLIGIALVIYYLIGFGKLEGVEYTGMALFECGVVGLVVTALIIWITEYYTGTDYRPVKSIAQASVTGHGTNVIQGLAVSMEATALPALVIIAGILVTYSLAGLFGIAIATATMLALAGMIVALDAFGPVTDNAGGIAEMAGLPKEVRKSTDALDAVGNTTKAVTKGYAIGSAGLGALVLFAAYNQDLKFFVAGSAQHAYFAGVNPDFSLNNPYVVVGLLFGGLLPYLFGAMGMTAVGRAAGAIVEEVRRQFREKPGIMQGTDKPDYGKAVDLLTKAAIKEMIIPSLLPVLSPIVVYFVIYAIAGGGAAGKSAAFSAVGAMLLGVIVTGLFVAISMTSGGGAWDNAKKYIEDGHFGGKGSDAHKSAVTGDTVGDPYKDTAGPAVNPMIKITNIVALLLLAILAH, encoded by the coding sequence ATGACAGCATTATGGTTGATAGTGCTCTGCGGAGTGCTTTCCGTCGTCTACGCGATCTGGGCGACGTCTTCGGTGTTGAGCGCGGATGCGGGGTCGCCGCGCATGCAGGAGATCGCGGGAGCGGTGCGCGAAGGCGCACAGGCCTACCTGCGACGTCAGTACACCACGATCGGCCTCGTCGGTATCGTCATCTTCGTGCTGCTTGCCTATTTCCTTGGGATCTACGTCGCGATCGGGTTCGCCATCGGCGCCGTCCTGTCGGGAGCGGCCGGCTTCATCGGCATGAACGTCTCGGTCCGCGCCAATGTGCGCACCGCGCAAGCCGCGACGACGTCACTGGCCGGCGGCCTCGAGCTTGCCTTCAAGGCCGGCGCCATCACCGGTCTGCTCGTGGCCGGTCTCGCGCTGCTCGGCGTGACCCTCTATTTCGGCTTCCTGGTCTATTCGCTCAAGCTGGCTCCGGATAGCCGCACCGTGGTCGACGCCATGGTGGCGCTCGGCTTCGGCGCCTCGCTGATCTCGATCTTCGCGCGTCTTGGCGGCGGCATCTTCACCAAGGGTGCGGACGTCGGCGGCGATCTCGTCGGCAAGGTCGAGGCGGGCATCCCCGAGGACGATCCGCGCAACCCGGCGACCATCGCCGATAACGTCGGCGACAACGTCGGTGACTGCGCCGGCATGGCCGCCGACCTGTTCGAAACCTATGCGGTGACCGCGGTCGCCACCATGGTCCTGGCGGCGATCTTCTTTGCCAAGACACCGATCCTCGCCAACATGATGACGCTGCCGCTCGCGATCGGTGGCATCTGCATCATCACTTCGATCATCGGCACGTTCTTCGTGAAGCTCGGGCCGAGCCAGTCGATCATGGGCGCGCTCTACAAGGGCCTGATCGCGACCGGCATCCTGTCGTTGATCGGCATCGCGCTGGTGATCTACTACCTGATCGGCTTCGGCAAGCTGGAGGGTGTCGAGTACACCGGCATGGCGCTGTTCGAGTGCGGTGTCGTCGGTCTCGTCGTCACCGCATTGATCATCTGGATCACCGAATACTACACCGGCACCGACTATCGCCCGGTGAAGTCGATCGCCCAGGCCTCGGTGACGGGCCACGGCACCAACGTGATCCAGGGCCTTGCGGTCTCGATGGAGGCGACGGCGTTGCCCGCGCTCGTTATCATCGCCGGCATCCTGGTCACCTACAGCCTCGCCGGCCTGTTCGGTATCGCGATCGCGACCGCCACCATGCTGGCGCTGGCCGGCATGATCGTCGCGCTCGACGCCTTCGGCCCCGTCACCGACAATGCCGGTGGCATCGCCGAAATGGCGGGCCTGCCGAAGGAGGTGCGCAAGTCGACCGACGCGCTCGATGCGGTCGGCAACACCACCAAGGCGGTGACCAAGGGCTACGCGATCGGCTCCGCCGGTCTCGGCGCCTTGGTGCTGTTCGCGGCGTACAACCAGGACCTCAAGTTCTTCGTCGCGGGGTCTGCGCAGCATGCCTACTTCGCGGGCGTCAATCCGGACTTCTCGCTCAACAATCCGTACGTCGTGGTAGGCCTCCTGTTCGGCGGCCTGCTGCCGTATCTGTTCGGCGCGATGGGCATGACCGCGGTCGGCCGTGCTGCCGGCGCGATCGTCGAGGAGGTGCGGCGCCAGTTCCGCGAGAAGCCTGGCATCATGCAGGGCACCGACAAGCCGGACTACGGCAAGGCGGTCGACCTGCTGACCAAGGCGGCGATCAAGGAGATGATCATCCCCTCGCTGCTGCCGGTGCTGTCGCCGATCGTCGTCTACTTCGTGATCTATGCGATCGCGGGCGGCGGGGCGGCCGGCAAGTCGGCGGCGTTCTCGGCGGTGGGCGCGATGCTGCTCGGCGTGATCGTGACGGGCCTGTTCGTCGCGATCTCGATGACCTCGGGCGGCGGCGCCTGGGACAACGCCAAGAAGTACATCGAGGACGGCCATTTTGGCGGCAAGGGCTCCGACGCCCACAAGTCCGCGGTGACCGGCGACACCGTCGGCGATCCCTACAAGGATACGGCCGGCCCGGCGGTGAACCCGATGATCAAAATCACCAACATCGTGGCGTTGCTGTTGCTCGCGATCCTGGCGCACTGA